A single genomic interval of Pseudochaenichthys georgianus chromosome 3, fPseGeo1.2, whole genome shotgun sequence harbors:
- the smad3a gene encoding mothers against decapentaplegic homolog 3a, producing MSILPFTPPIVKRLLGWKKGEQNGQEEKWCEKAVKSLVKKLKKTGQLDELEKAITTQNINTKCITIPRSLDGRLQVSHRKGLPHVIYCRLWRWPDLQSHHELRAVELCEYAFHTKKDEVCVNPYHYQRVETPVLPPVLVPRHTEIPSEFPPLDDYSHSIPENTNFPAGIEPQCNYIPETPPPGYLSEDGETSDHQMTHSMDTSSPNLSPNPVSPTHSNLDLQPVTYCEPAFWCSISYYELNQRVGETFHASQPSLTVDGFTDPSNSERFCLGLLSNVNRNAALELTRRHIGRGVRLYYIGGEVFAECLSDSAIFVQSPNCNQRYGWHPATVCKIPPGCNLKIFNNQEFAALLAQSVNQGFEAVYQLTRMCTIRMSFVKGWGAEYRRQTVTSTPCWIELHLNGPLQWLDKVLTQMGSPSIRCSSVS from the exons ATGTCAATTTTGCCTTTCACTCCCCCCATTGTTAAAAGACTTTTGGGCTGGAAGAAGGGAGAGCAAAACGGACAGGAGGAGAAATGGTGTGAAAAGGCGGTGAAAAGTCTAGTGAAGAAGCTGAAGAAGACGGGACAGCTGGACGAGCTGGAGAAAGCTATCACTACCCAGAATATCAACACAAAATGCATCACCATACCGAG GTCTCTGGATGGCCGCCTGCAGGTTTCCCACAGGAAAGGTTTGCCTCACGTCATCTACTGCCGCCTGTGGCGCTGGCCCGACCTGCAGTCCCACCACGAGCTGCGGGCGGTGGAGCTGTGCGAGTACGCCTTCCACACCAAGAAGGACGAAGTGTGTGTCAACCCGTACCACTACCAGAGAGTGGAGACGCCTG TCCTCCCCCCGGTGTTGGTGCCCAGACACACCGAGATCCCCAGTGAGTTCCCACCTCTGGATGATTACAGCCATTCGATCCCAGAAAACACCAACTTCCCTGCAGGCATTGAGCCCCAGTGCAACTACATACCAG AAACGCCACCTCCAGGTTACCTCAGTGAGGATGGAGAGACCAGCGATCACCAGATGACCCACAGCATGGACACCAGCTCCCCAAACCTGTCACCTAACCCTGTATCACCCACACACAGCAACTTAG ACCTTCAGCCAGTCACATACTGCGAGCCGGCCTTCTGGTGCTCTATTTCCTACTACGAGCTGAACCAGCGAGTAGGAGAGACCTTCCACGCCTCCCAGCCCTCGCTGACAGTGGACGGCTTCACGGACCCCTCCAACTCAGAGCGGTTCTGCCTGGGCCTGTTGTCCAACGTCAACCGCAACGCAGCTCTGGAGCTAACGCGCAGACATATTG GCCGCGGGGTGCGGCTGTATTACATCGGAGGAGAAGTGTTTGCTGAGTGTCTCAGTGACAGTGCCATCTTTGTCCAGAGCCCCAACTGTAACCAGCGCTACGGCTGGCACCCTGCCACCGTCTGCAAAATCCCCCCAG GATGTAACCTGAAGATTTTCAACAACCAGGAGTTTGCGGCCCTGCTGGCCCAGTCGGTCAACCAGGGCTTCGAGGCTGTGTACCAACTCACCAGGATGTGCACCATTCGCATGAGCTTCGTTAAGGGCTGGGGAGCCGAGTACAG GCGACAGACGGTGACCAGCACCCCCTGCTGGATCGAGCTGCACCTGAACGGCCCCCTGCAGTGGCTCGACAAGGTGCTCACACAAATGGGTTCCCCCAGCATCCGCTGCTCTAGCGTCTCCTAG